A stretch of DNA from Labrus mixtus chromosome 6, fLabMix1.1, whole genome shotgun sequence:
ATTTCCAAAGATCACAAATCCATTAGTTGCAAAGAGAAATCTCCTTGTACGGAAGTCTACGGGAACATGGCATTTCACTGACAGATTTATTGTCTCAACAgctagtttcaagtcttcttcaaacCAGTATGATGTTCATTGTGTGGAAAAGTGTGGGTGAGGtgaaatgtatgttttatttagagCATCCCAACCTTTAGTTTGACACGTCTCTACTGCCATGTCCTCGTGCATCACTGGGTTGTACTCAATGAGTCTGCTGTTAATTTGTTTGGTCACTACATTTAGTTTTAAGCCTTCTGTGACTTGCTAAATCTGCATCCCAGTTAATGTCATAGTAACTTTGGATTCCAGGTGCTCCTTGTTAACCAAGCTAGCTGTAGTGTTAGCAAATAACTTAGCATCTGCTAACTCTTCGCTCCCCTCAAGCTCCAccctcttgtccaaatatggttaACTCTAACTACTAAAAACCAAGATGGCGACGTCCAAAAAGACAAACCAGAAGTTTCAAAACATGTTCAACAAACCAACTACACATTAACTTCTTACACATAGTCTTAATGGAGGTCATAGTACATGACACTCTGGTTTATTCCAGTCAGAGaacagtcagtgtgtttttaaatgactacAGATGCTTACCTGCATGGATGTGACTTCAGTGTGGTGCGCATCCTCCATCTCTGCGATCTGCCTCTCCAGAGACTCGTTGGCGCCCCTCAGGGTCTCGATCTCGATGGTCTTGGACTGCAGCTGCCTCCTGAACTCGCTCATCTCCTCCCGGCTCGCCCTCATGGCCTCGTTGCTCCTGGTGGCCTGCTCGCTCAGGCTGGCAAACTTGCTCTTGTACCACTCCTCAGCTGACTGCAGGTTTTTGGAGGCGATGGACTCGTACTGGTTGCGGATCTCCTTCAGAGCGGAGGTGAGGTCCGGTTTGGCGAGCTCCAGCTCCACAGAGACCTGCTGCGCGTCCATCAAGCTGCTCAGCTCCTGGATTTCCTCATCGTGTACTTTCCTCAGGAAGGAGATCTCGTCCATCAGGGACTCCACGCGGCGCTCCAGGTCCAGGCGGACGGCGGCAGCATCATCTATGTCCTTCCTGAAGGCCCTCAAAGTCTGCTCAGCTTCCTCCCGggtcctcatctcctcctcataCTTCACTGCGAGCTTCTGAAATGACACATAGTGAACAGAATGGGACATGAGATGAGTTCCATTATGTTGATCTGTATGActaaaaagtaaagaaagatTTGAAGTTTCTCCAGTGGACTGCTTAAGCGAACAGTCACAAAAAACCACTGCAACATAATCCTTGGGGGTTTGTGGACCACGTAACGGTACTTCCACTAAAACTGCCCGTTTTTGCAATTGACAGTAACTGTTGGTGTCTAACTATATCACACAAAGCATCCTGATagagacatttttcatttctgtttttttaaaccaagaaACAGCTGTTCaatctcttcaaagccaccagggtccattgacaaaaacagtaaatttACCCGACAGAACAGTGGAGTAGCTGCTCCAGCCTTGCCTTAATCAATGTGTACGATTTTTTTATTGAGAGAATTtgctattttaaatgtttatctccaatcaaacaatattattttatgaaacaaaccCCAAACTAGTAAAATAACTAACAGATGGACGCAGCAGTGGACCAGTAACTCTTTTAATTTGCtggtaaaatgtttgtttttgttaatggagtctggtggctctgagggaagaagaataaagatgtttctggttgaaaaaaaaccaTAATTTGAACAAAAAGCTAGAAGCTTGTAGAAGTATCTTCCCCCTAAAGTTGTCAGACAGTAGTGGATGTCCCTTAATAGGGCATACCTTCTTCAAGGATTATGTTGACTCTTATGCAGGCAGCTGACTTATTCAATTTACTAGACTAACCACAGAACCTTTCGTTCCTACTGGTCctttaaaatccaaaatatgtaaaaaaaaaaaaaaaaagagcctgtGTAAAAGAATGAGAATTGAGGTGACATACATAAAAACTATATTGATGAAAATTCCCTTCCTACTCTCCTTGTCATTCTACCCGGTCGTGTtacctgcagctcgtcctccaTGTTGTTCCTCTCGATCAGAATGTGGTTCTTGTCTCggttcagctcctccacctggGACCTCAGGTCTCTCAACTCCTGCTGGTAGAGAAGAGTGACGCGGGACGGCTCCCCGTGTTTCTGCCTCAGGGTCACCAGCTCCATCTCCAACACTTTGTTCTGCTGCTCCAGGTTACGCACTTTATCGATGAACATGGCAAAGCGGTCATTCAGACCCTAGACAACAGGATAAATGTTCCATTTAGATTAAAATCCTCTTTAATGCTTTCAAACGCTCCTGCATGTAACATAATTCATCATTTCATCTTACAAATCCACATTTTAAATGACCAATTCATtacttcaaatgtgtttaaCCACATTCTTGTGGAT
This window harbors:
- the inaa gene encoding internexin neuronal intermediate filament protein, alpha a isoform X1, whose amino-acid sequence is MDHGDRYTSSSYRKIFGDSPRFSASSYRMSSSSPRGSPGLRAASSRNSSTSMSLFRRVGRTSTSFSPMTMTDSLDLSQTSVANNELKVIRTNEKEQLQGLNDRFAMFIDKVRNLEQQNKVLEMELVTLRQKHGEPSRVTLLYQQELRDLRSQVEELNRDKNHILIERNNMEDELQKLAVKYEEEMRTREEAEQTLRAFRKDIDDAAAVRLDLERRVESLMDEISFLRKVHDEEIQELSSLMDAQQVSVELELAKPDLTSALKEIRNQYESIASKNLQSAEEWYKSKFASLSEQATRSNEAMRASREEMSEFRRQLQSKTIEIETLRGANESLERQIAEMEDAHHTEVTSMQDTIGHLDGELRNLKGEMAQHLREYQDLLNVKMALDIEIAAYRKLLEGEETHFNSGMSFGAATYSYQPRGSIGSSRSSQREKEGATKESFKESREDKDEADINSNN
- the inaa gene encoding internexin neuronal intermediate filament protein, alpha a isoform X2 — translated: MDHGDRYTSSSYRKIFGDSPRFSASSYRMSSSSPRGSPGLRAASSRNSSTSMSLFRRVGRTSTSFSPMTMTDSLDLSQTSVANNELKVIRTNEKEQLQGLNDRFAMFIDKVRNLEQQNKVLEMELVTLRQKHGEPSRVTLLYQQELRDLRSQVEELNRDKNHILIERNNMEDELQKLAVKYEEEMRTREEAEQTLRAFRKDIDDAAAVRLDLERRVESLMDEISFLRKVHDEEIQELSSLMDAQQVSVELELAKPDLTSALKEIRNQYESIASKNLQSAEEWYKSKFASLSEQATRSNEAMRASREEMSEFRRQLQSKTIEIETLRGANESLERQIAEMEDAHHTEVTSMQDTIGHLDGELRNLKGEMAQHLREYQDLLNVKMALDIEIAAYSDIQLPASGLHRLLQEQPEGERRSHEGELQGEP